A section of the Babylonia areolata isolate BAREFJ2019XMU chromosome 1, ASM4173473v1, whole genome shotgun sequence genome encodes:
- the LOC143291714 gene encoding DNA polymerase subunit gamma-2, mitochondrial-like yields the protein MSDPRVLRFIQLLVNRGFVEDKSVTVSGLQKRLFRFGPLGALLRKNILKQWWDAVVLEQPNTYCVENPIFVPHSDALRTEENKEISVLQNFSLRKSLSPDCQAAYLSALSLNGGNLPVSVASCGQCFQYSHDLTGPHTGKLLSNGVDEMQLLLQHYSPPVNVAQISDYWLRTRLRWWKHFCSKPSKLSTSNPTQTEQVSEENSETVITYDFPWGAEPVERISSFGDAPVREIEAKSGVSHQGRYHRKTFHPHVIECQTSLEQCMSVFLTDSFREREVKRKGVSQNHGEFHYVLQLHSQLSPYQAALSVTGSRASEVCVLVDHVAKELREAGISVLNTPNSGSMESQYRRNDELGVPYTVVISDQTLDTGIISIRDRDTRLKQKQHISKLQSLLSKSIHAQDLD from the exons ATGAGTGATCCACGTGTGCTGAGGTTTATCCAGCTGTTGGTGAATCGTGGTTTTGTGGAAGACAAGTCTGTTACAGTTTCTGGACTGCAGAAAAGACTCTTCCGTTTTGGGCCACTTGGTGCTCTTCTCAGGAAAAACATCTTGAAACAGTG GTGGGATGCAGTGGTTCTTGAACAGCCAAACACATATTGCGTGGAAAATCCCATTTTTGTCCCTCATTCTGATGCATTGCGGACAGAGGAGAACAAAGAGATTTCAGTGCTGCAGAATTTTTCTCTGAGAAAAAGTTTATCACCTG acTGTCAGGCTGCCTATCTTTCTGCTCTCAGTCTGAATGGTGGAAATCTACCTGTGTCAGTGGCCAGTTGTGGTCAGTGTTTTCAGTATTCACATGACCTCACTGGACCTCACACTGGCAAGCTGCTATCAAA CGGTGTTGATGAAATGCAGCTGTTACTTCAGCACTATAGCCCCCCAGTCAACGTGGCCCAAATCTCTGACTACTGGCTCAGGACTCGTTTACGCTGGTGGAAACAT TTTTGCTCCAAGCCCTCCAAACTGAGTACCTCCAATCCTACCCAGACAGAACAGGTGTCTGAAGAAAACTCAGAGACTGTGATAACGTATGATTTTCCTTGGGGGGCCGAACCTGTCGAAAGAATCAGCAGTTTTGGGGATGCTCCTGTACGGGAAATAGAGGCCAAGTCTGGTGTATCTCATCAG GGAAGGTATCATCGCAAGACATTTCACCCACATGTCATAGAGTGTCAAACCAGTTTGGAGCAGTGCATGTCTGTTTTCCTCACCGATTCATTCAGGGAACGAGAAGTGAAAAGGAAGGGTGTGTCACAGAATCATGGAGAATTTCATTAC GTGCTACAGCTCCATTCACAGCTGTCGCCATACCAGGCGGCCTTGTCTGTGACGGGGTCAAGGGcaagtgaagtgtgtgtgctggtggatcATGTGGCCAAGGAGCTGAGGGAAGCTGGCATCAGCGTGCTCAACACACCTAACTCAGGGTCCATGGAGTCACAATACAGAAG AAATGACGAACTTGGAGTGCCTTATACTGTTGTGATAAGCGATCAAACCCTAGACACAGGAATCATCAGTATTCGTGACCGCGATACACGACTCAAG CAAAAGCAGCACATATCCAAGCTCCAATCTCTGTTGTCAAAGAGCATACATGCTCAAGATCTTGATTAG